The proteins below come from a single Candidatus Methylacidithermus pantelleriae genomic window:
- a CDS encoding sulfurtransferase TusA family protein: MEAMQPGEVLELLSSDPISWWELPAWLNKKGHRLLSCEKGGRLWWRWYRFLIEKGGQHGVQLD, translated from the coding sequence TGGAGGCTATGCAACCAGGCGAGGTTCTGGAATTGCTCAGCAGCGATCCCATCTCCTGGTGGGAACTGCCGGCCTGGTTGAATAAAAAAGGTCACCGGCTCCTCTCCTGCGAGAAAGGGGGCCGGTTGTGGTGGCGATGGTATCGCTTTTTGATCGAGAAGGGGGGACAACATGGAGTACAGTTGGATTGA
- a CDS encoding c-type cytochrome, translating to MEYSWIEITVAALFLTAAITLWISRGSGWLSWRFWRNAMVVSSLVMSGILLWLTVDTVNKVRPGAGRVPPWTVINHEIGLQWDPERRWEVPVIGKETGFFGKVYSPQEAYALINKGKLTIQSRNCMECHTLLGNGAYFAPDLTRSWLDPWWKERIMPIVGAKTREAAMKAWLINPPQYPQGKRIMPNLGLTDEELTAVVAFLKWMSAINTNGFPPYFGQKGRTGGR from the coding sequence ATGGAGTACAGTTGGATTGAAATCACGGTGGCCGCACTCTTCCTCACCGCGGCCATCACCCTTTGGATAAGCCGAGGATCCGGGTGGCTGTCTTGGCGGTTTTGGCGGAACGCCATGGTCGTCAGTTCCCTGGTCATGAGCGGGATCTTACTCTGGTTGACCGTGGACACAGTCAATAAGGTCCGTCCCGGAGCCGGGCGCGTTCCCCCGTGGACGGTCATCAACCACGAGATCGGCCTCCAATGGGACCCGGAACGCCGCTGGGAAGTGCCGGTGATCGGCAAAGAAACGGGCTTCTTCGGCAAGGTGTACTCTCCGCAAGAAGCCTATGCCCTGATCAACAAGGGGAAACTGACCATCCAATCGCGAAATTGCATGGAGTGCCATACCCTGTTGGGGAACGGCGCTTACTTCGCCCCCGACCTCACTCGCTCCTGGTTAGACCCCTGGTGGAAGGAGCGCATCATGCCCATCGTGGGGGCAAAAACTCGGGAAGCGGCAATGAAAGCCTGGCTGATTAACCCGCCTCAGTATCCCCAGGGAAAGCGTATCATGCCCAATCTCGGCTTGACGGATGAAGAACTCACGGCCGTTGTGGCTTTTCTTAAATGGATGTCAGCGATTAACACGAATGGGTTTCCACCCTACTTTGGACAAAAAGGACGAACCGGAGGAAGGTGA